The Candidatus Nitrosymbiomonas proteolyticus genome has a segment encoding these proteins:
- a CDS encoding ribosomal protein L11 methyltransferase has product MNQPLWLQVTIERSPEPDDWSPWIEVLERWNCQSTLETADPPALVGYISWATSPDRQRELEGELRARGADSVRFEEIVETDWSVEWKKHFRPQRVGERWVICPSWEVVQPEPEDLVIVLDPGQAFGTGDHPTTRLCLEELERCDLVHRSVWDVGCGSGILSISARMLGADPVLGTDVDPMAVDVARANAERNGVEVEFRVGEGVERESRDGGWDVVVSNIISATLTRLAPNVFSVLKPGGVWITSGIYEGNVDDVRTSAVRAGFEALRQETESQWAMLSFRKPSNS; this is encoded by the coding sequence GTGAATCAACCGCTCTGGCTCCAAGTCACCATCGAGCGAAGTCCAGAGCCGGACGACTGGTCGCCCTGGATCGAGGTCCTCGAACGGTGGAATTGCCAGTCCACGCTGGAGACCGCCGACCCCCCGGCGCTGGTGGGCTACATCTCGTGGGCGACTTCACCCGATCGCCAGCGGGAGCTCGAAGGCGAGCTTCGCGCGCGGGGAGCCGATTCCGTGCGCTTCGAGGAGATCGTGGAGACGGATTGGAGCGTCGAGTGGAAGAAGCACTTTCGGCCCCAGCGGGTAGGCGAGCGGTGGGTGATTTGCCCCAGTTGGGAGGTCGTGCAGCCCGAGCCCGAAGACCTCGTGATCGTCCTCGACCCAGGCCAAGCCTTTGGGACCGGCGATCACCCCACGACGCGCCTTTGTTTGGAGGAATTGGAGCGATGCGACCTGGTGCACAGGTCCGTTTGGGATGTGGGGTGCGGGAGCGGGATCCTCTCGATCTCAGCCAGGATGCTCGGCGCTGATCCCGTCCTCGGTACGGACGTCGATCCGATGGCGGTTGACGTTGCTCGGGCCAACGCCGAACGAAACGGGGTCGAAGTGGAGTTTCGCGTCGGAGAGGGCGTCGAGCGTGAGAGCCGCGACGGAGGGTGGGATGTTGTCGTGAGCAACATCATCTCCGCGACTCTGACGCGGCTTGCCCCTAACGTGTTTTCCGTTCTCAAGCCGGGCGGAGTCTGGATCACCAGCGGAATCTATGAAGGAAATGTGGACGACGTGCGAACGAGCGCGGTTCGTGCAGGATTCGAGGCGCTGCGCCAAGAAACCGAATCGCAATGGGCGATGCTGAGCTTCCGCAAGCCATCCAACTCGTAG
- a CDS encoding chaperone protein DnaJ: MRDPYEVLGVARDAGADEIKSAYRRLARRYHPDVNPGDEEAEDKFKEVGQAYSVLSDPERKARYDTFGSVDEAPSTGFVDTRFSDLFDMFFSGFDASQSRRRIGRDGDDIRVDLQLTLDEVVTGVEKTVEYARSAKCAGCGGTGSEKGQAPEQCAKCGGQGVVTQMRNTFIGTVRTSATCSACGGAGAIIRNPCGECKGLGLKQEMAKASVKVPPGVESGLTVHLSGKGGDGLGAGQNGDLFVVLRIQNDPRFARQGNDLSTGVTLTLAQAVLGDVVEVEGLDSDFEVEVPPGTQPGAVFRIDEAGLPPLYGGKRGNLVLHMRVEIPEKLSEAEADLIRQFAELRGEKPPRGKPEGAGLLGSLFKKKK; the protein is encoded by the coding sequence ATGCGTGACCCCTACGAAGTCTTAGGCGTTGCCAGAGACGCGGGCGCCGACGAGATCAAGTCCGCCTATCGCAGGCTGGCGAGAAGGTATCACCCTGACGTCAATCCGGGCGATGAAGAGGCCGAAGACAAGTTCAAAGAAGTCGGGCAGGCCTATTCGGTGCTCTCCGACCCCGAACGGAAGGCTCGCTACGACACCTTTGGCTCGGTCGATGAAGCGCCCTCCACGGGATTCGTGGACACCCGATTCTCCGATCTCTTCGACATGTTCTTCAGCGGGTTCGACGCCTCACAGAGCCGAAGGAGGATCGGCAGGGACGGCGACGACATTCGCGTCGATCTCCAATTAACGCTGGATGAGGTGGTGACGGGCGTCGAAAAGACCGTCGAATACGCCCGAAGCGCGAAGTGCGCGGGCTGCGGCGGCACCGGGTCGGAAAAGGGTCAGGCTCCCGAGCAATGCGCCAAGTGCGGAGGTCAGGGCGTCGTCACCCAGATGCGGAATACGTTCATCGGAACGGTGCGAACGTCGGCCACCTGTTCGGCGTGCGGGGGCGCTGGAGCGATCATTCGGAATCCTTGTGGCGAATGCAAGGGTCTCGGACTCAAGCAGGAGATGGCGAAGGCGAGCGTCAAGGTTCCTCCGGGCGTCGAGTCGGGGCTGACGGTTCACCTTTCAGGCAAGGGCGGAGATGGCCTGGGAGCTGGCCAGAACGGGGACCTTTTCGTCGTGCTGCGAATCCAAAACGACCCCAGATTCGCAAGGCAAGGGAACGATCTATCGACCGGAGTCACCCTCACGCTGGCTCAGGCCGTTTTGGGCGACGTCGTCGAAGTGGAGGGGCTTGACTCGGATTTTGAGGTGGAGGTTCCCCCCGGCACCCAACCTGGGGCGGTGTTCCGGATCGATGAGGCGGGCCTTCCACCACTCTATGGGGGCAAGCGGGGCAATCTCGTTCTCCACATGCGGGTCGAAATCCCGGAGAAGCTCAGCGAGGCTGAGGCCGACCTGATCCGGCAGTTCGCGGAGCTTCGAGGGGAGAAGCCCCCACGCGGAAAGCCCGAAGGCGCGGGACTCTTGGGGTCCCTCTTCAAGAAGAAGAAGTGA
- a CDS encoding DNA-directed RNA polymerase subunit omega, with protein sequence MFPSPDVLNNTEYGKFVLSNLAAKRSKQIREGSMALVSAESNHPLSIALAEIASGKIKPLLSMTEEQVATDTGLLSMDQATLSAEFGMLLPALDEGVDLPADFLGEEEPEAEEVVEKETMSLSDLVSDGDEEEVEEDTETVVSEDDTISLTEAAAEEELLEDQSESEE encoded by the coding sequence ATGTTTCCGTCTCCCGATGTTCTGAACAACACAGAATACGGCAAGTTCGTTTTGAGCAACCTCGCGGCCAAGCGGTCGAAGCAGATTCGCGAGGGCTCGATGGCTCTCGTCAGCGCGGAATCGAACCACCCTCTTTCGATTGCGCTCGCCGAAATCGCTTCGGGGAAGATCAAGCCGCTGCTGTCGATGACGGAGGAGCAGGTGGCGACCGACACCGGTCTGTTGTCGATGGACCAAGCGACTCTCTCCGCGGAGTTCGGCATGTTGTTGCCCGCGCTCGATGAAGGCGTCGATCTTCCGGCAGACTTCCTCGGCGAAGAGGAGCCCGAAGCCGAAGAGGTGGTCGAAAAGGAAACCATGAGCCTATCCGACCTCGTCTCCGATGGCGACGAAGAGGAAGTCGAGGAGGATACCGAGACCGTGGTGTCGGAGGACGACACGATCTCGCTCACCGAGGCCGCCGCGGAAGAGGAATTGCTCGAGGATCAGAGCGAATCCGAAGAGTGA
- a CDS encoding cystathionine beta-lyase — translation MDSPESLGIDTVLQHYAEEGQPFGAVVPPIYQSSLFSFEDIDDFAAALSESPPGPPFFYSRIGNPTVDIVERKIAKLEGAEACKLIGTGMGAITMAIFSVVKSGSHCVVVDTCYKPVRQLFETMLARLGVTATFVDGRCPETVFEAVRPETDLIYLESPSSILFRLQSIEAITAFARQRGIVTVIDNTYSTPLYQSPLAMGVDILVHSATKYLAGHSDVTAGAICTSAERVAGMLKEEVNFLGSAIGPFPAWLVLRGLRTLSLRLPRHESTANSVVGWLQDHPRVKGVNHTSLADFEQRELFLKQMKGSAGLFSFELKDGSEAAVRSFVRALRLFKLGVSWGGFESLVVPVLMHPLDWPEPRWVIRLYCGLESPDDLIRDLARGLEAVSNASA, via the coding sequence ATGGATTCCCCTGAATCTCTCGGTATCGACACGGTTCTCCAACACTACGCCGAGGAAGGCCAGCCTTTTGGAGCCGTCGTCCCGCCCATTTACCAAAGCTCGCTTTTCAGTTTCGAGGATATTGACGACTTCGCCGCGGCGCTCTCCGAATCGCCGCCCGGTCCGCCGTTCTTTTACAGCAGGATCGGCAATCCGACCGTAGACATCGTCGAACGCAAGATCGCGAAGCTGGAGGGCGCGGAGGCGTGCAAGCTGATCGGAACCGGAATGGGCGCGATCACGATGGCGATCTTCAGCGTCGTAAAATCCGGTTCGCACTGTGTCGTCGTCGACACGTGCTACAAGCCCGTCCGGCAACTCTTCGAGACCATGCTCGCTCGGCTCGGGGTCACCGCCACCTTCGTCGACGGTCGCTGCCCGGAGACGGTTTTTGAAGCGGTGCGGCCCGAAACTGACCTTATCTACCTCGAGTCCCCGAGCAGCATCCTCTTCCGTCTTCAGTCCATCGAAGCCATCACGGCCTTTGCAAGGCAGCGCGGCATCGTTACCGTCATCGACAACACCTATTCGACGCCCCTTTACCAAAGCCCGCTCGCAATGGGGGTCGATATCCTCGTCCACAGCGCCACGAAGTACTTGGCCGGGCACAGCGACGTCACGGCCGGGGCCATTTGCACCTCAGCCGAGCGGGTCGCCGGGATGCTCAAAGAGGAAGTCAACTTCCTCGGTTCGGCGATCGGGCCGTTCCCCGCTTGGCTCGTGCTCCGAGGACTTCGCACCCTATCTCTCCGGCTCCCTCGCCACGAGTCTACGGCGAACTCCGTGGTCGGCTGGCTCCAGGATCATCCCAGGGTGAAGGGAGTTAACCACACCTCCCTCGCCGATTTCGAGCAGCGCGAGCTTTTCCTCAAGCAAATGAAGGGGTCGGCCGGGCTATTCTCCTTTGAACTCAAGGATGGCTCCGAAGCCGCCGTCAGGAGCTTCGTTCGCGCGCTCAGGCTGTTCAAGCTCGGCGTGAGTTGGGGAGGATTCGAAAGCCTCGTCGTGCCTGTGCTAATGCACCCACTCGACTGGCCCGAACCCCGCTGGGTGATCCGGCTCTACTGTGGTCTGGAATCTCCCGACGACCTCATCCGGGACCTCGCGAGGGGCCTGGAGGCCGTTTCCAACGCTTCGGCCTGA
- a CDS encoding major facilitator superfamily (MSF) transporter, with translation MSGVKYTFRATSDPFRAIEFQDPAMTAVPEAHPKTKPLLQRPAVMRLLILALLAEVGYAVLNISTMPVYLQFDRGFGASVTGLVVAAFLLSEAVFKSPMGALADRVGRKTMVVLGPSLTIFTALATLVVPFDWGTNEVLALIGLRLVDGLGAAMLWPAMFALMSDSVEDHERQQAMSLLNMCYLLGVALALPVGGIVNDLFGRFLADFSGARSPSLYLAALLFAGVSLTAFLRIASDREHHKALATEEGSSLRELWMAARGIPEYLLLAVVTFMGIGFPMTIIKVFAEEQFRMSESKFGALSFPAVVAMALLSVPMAKIGERMGRARAVHYGLGLCSLGLALVALGAFVPALRVPWPFAVGGLFVGFGFLLAIPSWMASVSDIDPRKRGVHLGAIMTAQGVGAILGAPLGAVAYEKLQPLGRMLGLGVDFGRYSPFVGCAACVAIGWAISVRILRDPAV, from the coding sequence GTGTCGGGCGTCAAGTACACTTTTCGCGCAACCTCAGACCCATTCCGCGCGATTGAGTTCCAGGACCCCGCGATGACCGCAGTGCCGGAAGCCCACCCGAAGACCAAACCCCTGCTCCAGCGCCCTGCAGTCATGCGCTTGCTGATCTTGGCGTTGCTGGCCGAGGTCGGCTACGCGGTCTTGAACATCTCCACGATGCCCGTCTACCTTCAGTTCGACCGCGGGTTCGGCGCTTCGGTAACGGGGCTCGTCGTGGCCGCGTTCCTCTTGAGCGAGGCCGTGTTCAAGAGTCCAATGGGCGCTCTTGCCGATCGGGTGGGGCGAAAAACCATGGTCGTGCTCGGCCCCAGCCTGACCATCTTCACGGCGCTTGCGACTTTGGTCGTGCCGTTCGATTGGGGCACGAACGAGGTTCTCGCGTTGATCGGGCTACGACTGGTCGACGGGCTCGGCGCAGCGATGCTTTGGCCCGCCATGTTCGCCCTGATGAGCGACAGCGTCGAAGACCATGAGCGGCAGCAAGCGATGTCGCTCCTTAATATGTGCTACCTGCTTGGGGTGGCCTTGGCTCTTCCGGTCGGTGGAATCGTCAACGACCTCTTCGGGAGGTTCTTGGCCGACTTCTCCGGGGCGAGGAGCCCCAGCCTTTACCTGGCGGCCCTCCTCTTCGCAGGGGTCAGCCTGACCGCCTTCCTGAGGATCGCCTCCGACCGCGAGCACCACAAAGCCCTCGCTACCGAAGAAGGCTCGAGCCTGCGCGAGCTCTGGATGGCGGCGCGAGGCATCCCCGAGTACCTTCTGCTGGCCGTCGTGACCTTCATGGGGATCGGCTTTCCCATGACGATTATCAAGGTGTTTGCCGAAGAGCAGTTTCGAATGAGCGAGTCGAAATTCGGCGCGCTGAGCTTCCCAGCGGTCGTTGCGATGGCCCTGCTCAGCGTCCCCATGGCCAAGATCGGCGAAAGGATGGGCCGCGCTCGTGCGGTTCACTACGGGCTGGGCCTATGTTCGCTCGGGCTTGCCCTCGTTGCGCTGGGCGCGTTCGTTCCGGCGCTTCGAGTGCCTTGGCCCTTCGCGGTCGGCGGCCTTTTCGTCGGGTTCGGATTCCTCCTTGCGATTCCTTCGTGGATGGCAAGCGTCAGCGACATCGACCCGCGCAAGCGAGGGGTCCACTTGGGGGCGATCATGACGGCGCAAGGGGTTGGAGCGATCTTGGGCGCACCCTTGGGCGCAGTAGCCTATGAGAAGCTCCAGCCTTTGGGCCGGATGTTGGGCTTGGGGGTCGATTTTGGAAGATACTCGCCGTTCGTGGGTTGCGCGGCCTGCGTCGCGATCGGCTGGGCGATCTCCGTGCGAATTCTCCGCGACCCCGCGGTGTAG
- a CDS encoding menaquinone biosynthesis decarboxylase, partial — protein MAYRDFREFLDALERAGELKRIAEPVSPYLEITEIADRVMKSGGPALLFENVAGPPHRLGTSNPRSAVMGEPPLEASLGQSQRFGFPVAINTMGSRKRMSMALGVADFEEHTERIAALLPPPIPKSPGDALQLAIRAFKELKTAIPKTVSRGPCQEIVLKGDEVDLTRLPILTCWPEDGGPFLTLPLVFTYDPNTGKRNVGMYRMQLYDRNTLGMHWQMHKTGMRHMEELASPSPLAPPGERGPGGEGHGSKGSEGSNAGVAGQGFESSPSPLAPPGERGPGGEGLGSKGSEGSNAGVAGQGFGSSPSPLAPPGRGGQGVRGSEARVRKARMLGLQVRALDIPHPPSPLRGRGGQGVRGASRAKPVESRFLPPAPSMWPSRLAETPPTPSPPSPPSRRASTKWPSPAS, from the coding sequence ATGGCCTATCGCGACTTTCGGGAGTTTCTCGACGCTCTTGAGAGAGCGGGCGAGCTGAAGCGGATCGCAGAACCCGTCTCGCCCTATCTTGAAATCACGGAGATCGCGGACCGAGTTATGAAGTCTGGCGGCCCGGCGCTTCTGTTCGAGAATGTCGCCGGACCGCCTCATCGGCTTGGCACGTCGAACCCCCGCAGCGCGGTTATGGGCGAGCCGCCTTTGGAGGCTTCGCTGGGGCAGAGCCAGAGGTTCGGTTTCCCGGTTGCGATCAACACGATGGGCTCGCGAAAGCGCATGAGCATGGCTCTGGGGGTCGCTGACTTCGAGGAGCACACCGAGCGGATCGCCGCGCTGTTGCCTCCTCCAATTCCCAAATCTCCCGGTGATGCCCTGCAGTTGGCAATCCGGGCATTCAAGGAGCTCAAGACTGCGATCCCGAAGACGGTCAGCCGCGGTCCGTGCCAAGAGATCGTGCTGAAGGGCGACGAGGTGGACCTCACCCGGCTCCCGATCCTCACTTGTTGGCCGGAAGACGGCGGGCCGTTCCTCACTCTGCCGCTCGTGTTTACCTATGACCCCAATACAGGCAAGCGGAACGTCGGCATGTACCGCATGCAGCTCTACGATCGCAACACGCTCGGGATGCACTGGCAAATGCACAAGACGGGCATGAGGCACATGGAAGAATTAGCCTCCCCATCCCCCCTCGCCCCTCCGGGGGAGAGGGGGCCAGGGGGTGAGGGGCACGGAAGCAAGGGTTCGGAAGGCTCGAATGCTGGGGTTGCAGGTCAGGGCTTTGAATCTTCCCCATCCCCCCTCGCCCCTCCTGGGGAGAGGGGGCCAGGGGGTGAGGGGCTCGGAAGCAAGGGTTCGGAAGGCTCGAATGCTGGGGTTGCAGGTCAGGGCTTTGGATCTTCCCCATCCCCCCTCGCCCCTCCGGGGAGAGGGGGCCAGGGGGTGAGGGGTTCGGAAGCAAGGGTTCGGAAGGCTCGAATGCTGGGGTTGCAGGTCAGGGCACTGGATATTCCCCATCCCCCCTCGCCCCTCCGGGGGAGAGGGGGCCAGGGGGTGAGGGGCGCCAGCCGAGCAAAGCCCGTGGAGTCGAGATTCCTCCCCCCGGCACCCTCCATGTGGCCGTCGCGCTTGGCGGAGACCCCGCCTACACCTTCGCCGCCATCTCCCCCCTCCCGCCGGGCCTCGACGAAATGGCCTTCGCCGGCTTCTTAA
- a CDS encoding aromatic ring-hydroxylating dioxygenase subunit alpha produces the protein MRLDIDPDIRRAWTPPTEFYRSAAAYDAVREAVFARSWQYVGDVGQLKAPGSAVPTTLLRGASCSGGAEDTR, from the coding sequence GTGCGACTCGATATCGACCCCGACATCCGCAGAGCCTGGACGCCGCCTACGGAGTTCTATCGTTCGGCTGCTGCCTATGACGCCGTCCGGGAGGCCGTGTTCGCACGGTCTTGGCAGTATGTCGGCGACGTGGGCCAACTCAAGGCGCCGGGGAGCGCCGTCCCAACGACCCTCCTAAGGGGCGCCTCTTGCTCGGGTGGAGCCGAAGACACCCGATAG
- a CDS encoding molybdopterin-guanine dinucleotide biosynthesis protein A, with protein sequence MTKLDVILPAGGKIDENYARVVGTRRKPLVKFDGRTVLDRTLTTLRDSGRVGRIVLVGPDDILNHPDAAPADVKVKEGSTGPENIFRGLDSLIELGEQPERVLICTADLPFLTVESIGAFLDKCPTNRDFCIPLIAYEDYAESYPQASATFVTLRDGTYTTGCLFNVGTRALQKAIHHVDQVFVNRKSKFGLARLLGWRFVALYLTKRLTIRDIEDKVMELLQCSGAAVLDSAPELAYDIDYIEDYYYAINYLRSSRKVAAIH encoded by the coding sequence GTGACGAAACTGGATGTGATCCTACCGGCAGGAGGGAAGATTGACGAGAATTACGCCCGCGTGGTCGGAACGCGCCGGAAGCCCTTGGTCAAGTTCGACGGCCGGACGGTCTTGGATCGCACGCTTACGACGTTGCGCGATTCTGGCCGAGTGGGCCGGATCGTCCTGGTCGGCCCGGACGACATCTTGAACCACCCTGACGCGGCTCCAGCGGACGTTAAGGTGAAGGAAGGCTCGACGGGTCCAGAGAACATCTTCCGCGGCCTCGATAGCCTGATCGAATTGGGCGAGCAGCCGGAGCGCGTCCTTATCTGCACGGCCGATTTGCCGTTCCTTACCGTCGAAAGCATAGGAGCCTTCCTCGATAAGTGCCCTACGAATCGCGATTTTTGCATTCCACTCATCGCCTATGAGGACTATGCTGAGTCCTACCCTCAAGCTAGCGCGACGTTTGTAACTCTTCGCGACGGAACCTATACGACCGGATGCCTGTTCAACGTGGGCACTCGGGCGCTTCAAAAGGCGATTCATCACGTCGATCAGGTTTTTGTGAATCGCAAGAGCAAGTTCGGGCTCGCCCGATTGCTGGGCTGGCGGTTCGTCGCGCTCTACCTGACGAAGCGGCTTACCATACGAGATATCGAAGATAAGGTAATGGAGCTTCTGCAATGTTCGGGAGCGGCCGTGTTGGATTCCGCACCCGAACTTGCTTACGATATCGACTACATCGAAGACTACTATTACGCAATTAACTACTTGCGGTCTTCGAGAAAAGTGGCGGCCATCCACTAA
- a CDS encoding RNA polymerase sigma factor RpoD produces the protein MHLETDQNLAESVRNRFGAVFPLAGPLSEPQGHEDPLRGTAAGSLDFTDLDEDEFDPLDEANEIPENTELDSALLEDSVRMWLRKIGKRPLLTPEQEIELAKLAQLGCEKCKWAMIEANLRLVVSIAKRFMGRGLSMQDLIQEGNMGLIRAVEKFDYRKGYRFSTYATWWIRQAISRSLSDNSRTIRVPVHTLEAVNRLTKAATRLQQKLRREPTESELAEDLGIAPEKVREFFRAIAEPISLETPIGEHDDAILGELIEDRGTSNASDSAIRAVVRLRIEDVLKTLSAREREVILLRFGLTDGRPYTLEEVAQCFRVTRERIRQIEQKSLKKLKHPSRSRRLLEVLE, from the coding sequence ATGCATCTGGAAACCGATCAGAATCTCGCAGAATCGGTGCGGAATCGCTTTGGCGCGGTGTTTCCCCTTGCCGGACCCCTCTCTGAGCCTCAGGGCCACGAGGACCCCCTTCGGGGCACGGCTGCAGGGAGTCTCGACTTCACCGACCTCGATGAGGACGAGTTCGATCCCCTCGATGAAGCGAACGAGATTCCTGAAAACACCGAACTCGACAGCGCGCTGCTGGAAGACTCGGTTCGAATGTGGCTGCGGAAGATCGGCAAGCGCCCCTTGCTCACGCCTGAGCAGGAGATCGAACTGGCCAAGCTGGCTCAACTGGGATGCGAGAAGTGCAAGTGGGCGATGATCGAAGCGAACCTTCGGCTGGTCGTCAGCATCGCGAAGCGGTTCATGGGCCGGGGTCTCTCGATGCAGGACCTCATTCAAGAAGGCAACATGGGGCTGATCCGCGCGGTCGAGAAGTTCGATTATAGAAAAGGCTACCGGTTTAGCACCTACGCGACTTGGTGGATTCGTCAGGCCATTTCGCGGTCGCTAAGCGACAACTCCCGGACGATCCGTGTGCCCGTTCACACCCTTGAGGCCGTCAACCGGCTCACCAAGGCCGCCACGCGCTTGCAGCAGAAGCTGAGGCGCGAACCCACCGAGTCCGAACTGGCCGAGGACCTCGGAATCGCGCCCGAAAAGGTGCGCGAGTTTTTCCGGGCGATCGCGGAGCCGATTTCGTTGGAGACCCCGATCGGCGAGCACGACGACGCGATTCTGGGCGAGCTGATCGAAGATCGCGGAACCTCGAACGCGTCCGATTCGGCGATTCGAGCGGTCGTTCGTTTGCGGATCGAAGACGTACTGAAGACCCTCTCCGCCCGCGAGAGAGAAGTCATCCTTTTGCGATTCGGTCTTACGGATGGCCGGCCCTATACGCTCGAAGAAGTCGCCCAATGCTTCCGAGTTACGCGAGAGCGCATTAGACAAATCGAGCAGAAGAGCCTGAAGAAACTGAAACATCCTTCGCGGTCGAGGCGACTCCTCGAGGTCTTGGAATAG
- a CDS encoding DNA primase produces the protein MADERDEIRHRVNIVDLVGQRVSLKKRGKRWEGLCPFHDDKHPSFTVSEDTGTYRCWACGAWGDIFDWVMKTQNVDFAEALALLAQQAGVELRSRGQKKPPGERETQDRIMAEAVAYFKENLSRHRPALDYCASRGLTQKVLEAWDIGFAPAVDAGLAERLAAKKLGLPLAKDLYVVAQDGTGGYFDRFKGRLMFPIRDERGKWVAFGGRILGDGQPKYINSGDTPLFKKKRVLYGLFQARDALSQGKPAVLVEGYLDVIACHVAGVDSAVASLGTALTEDQAKLLRRFTEEVVILYDGDEAGLKAAESGCAVLAEAGLRVSVCDLPPGQDPDSLVKARGPTGLDEALAAAVEPIVFRVSLVERRVHPDSQEFWPSIYRVLATSDNPSLVERMATILAGKYLPHQSSTQAVSTLLNEVRRLRSGKKPVQRKAASTKPTLPKQPSMSQAEIGVLHAFVEEPLRERAYSSLKRESLWFSAAAQECRAAILDAFPERPPSGPPREWMHAIESDDHRRALTDIAAREETVNERYLDGCVAKLETQAEQRRIDELKSGQEGDERLQAIMEKLASIKTPRE, from the coding sequence GTGGCCGACGAGCGCGACGAAATCCGCCATCGCGTAAACATCGTCGATCTTGTCGGCCAAAGGGTCTCGCTGAAGAAGCGAGGCAAGAGATGGGAGGGGCTCTGTCCGTTTCACGACGACAAGCACCCCTCCTTTACTGTTTCTGAAGACACCGGGACCTACCGTTGCTGGGCGTGTGGCGCCTGGGGCGATATCTTCGATTGGGTCATGAAGACCCAGAACGTCGATTTCGCCGAAGCGCTCGCACTCCTCGCCCAACAAGCCGGCGTCGAACTCCGTTCTCGCGGGCAAAAGAAGCCGCCCGGCGAACGGGAAACCCAGGACCGGATCATGGCGGAGGCGGTCGCCTACTTCAAGGAAAACCTCTCCCGGCACCGACCTGCCCTCGACTACTGCGCGTCGCGAGGGCTCACCCAGAAGGTGCTCGAAGCCTGGGACATTGGCTTTGCGCCCGCGGTCGACGCCGGGCTCGCAGAGAGACTCGCGGCGAAGAAGCTGGGCCTTCCCCTTGCCAAGGACCTTTACGTGGTCGCGCAGGACGGGACGGGTGGGTACTTCGACCGCTTCAAGGGCCGCCTCATGTTTCCCATCCGGGACGAGCGAGGGAAATGGGTCGCATTTGGGGGAAGAATCCTTGGCGACGGGCAGCCCAAGTACATCAACAGCGGCGACACGCCCCTCTTCAAGAAGAAGCGAGTTCTGTACGGGCTCTTCCAAGCAAGGGACGCGCTCAGCCAGGGCAAGCCCGCAGTTCTCGTCGAGGGGTATCTCGACGTGATCGCCTGCCACGTCGCGGGAGTCGATTCGGCGGTGGCTTCGCTGGGGACGGCGCTGACCGAAGATCAGGCCAAGCTCTTGCGCCGGTTCACTGAGGAGGTCGTGATCCTCTATGACGGGGATGAGGCGGGCCTGAAAGCTGCGGAATCAGGATGCGCGGTGCTCGCCGAGGCAGGGTTGCGGGTCAGCGTTTGCGACCTTCCTCCCGGGCAAGACCCCGACTCCCTGGTCAAGGCGCGCGGCCCCACGGGGTTGGACGAAGCGCTCGCGGCCGCCGTCGAGCCGATCGTCTTTCGCGTAAGTTTGGTTGAGCGTAGGGTTCACCCCGATTCGCAGGAGTTTTGGCCGTCGATCTACCGCGTGTTGGCCACCAGCGACAACCCCTCATTGGTGGAGCGCATGGCGACGATTCTTGCGGGCAAGTATCTCCCTCACCAGAGCTCCACTCAGGCGGTCTCCACGCTGCTGAATGAGGTTCGAAGGCTGCGCTCGGGCAAGAAGCCCGTCCAGAGGAAGGCAGCCTCCACCAAGCCCACCCTCCCCAAGCAACCCTCGATGTCGCAAGCCGAGATCGGAGTCCTTCACGCCTTTGTCGAGGAGCCTCTGCGCGAACGAGCTTACTCGAGCCTCAAGAGGGAATCGCTGTGGTTCTCCGCCGCTGCCCAAGAGTGCCGCGCCGCGATTCTCGATGCGTTTCCGGAAAGGCCGCCCTCGGGTCCGCCCAGGGAGTGGATGCACGCGATCGAATCCGACGACCACCGCCGAGCCCTCACCGACATCGCGGCGCGAGAAGAGACGGTCAACGAGCGGTACCTTGACGGATGCGTGGCAAAGCTCGAAACGCAGGCCGAGCAACGGCGAATCGATGAGCTCAAGTCGGGTCAAGAAGGCGACGAACGTCTGCAAGCCATCATGGAAAAGCTTGCATCGATCAAGACTCCGCGTGAATAA
- a CDS encoding thioredoxin — translation MATELALSTADFESKVLQSEVPVLIDFWAEWCGPCRAIAPFVEQIASEYNGRAKVFKVDVDNEPELAGRFGVMSIPTLLVFKDGQRVGQLIGAVPKQKIAELIDRHL, via the coding sequence ATGGCAACAGAACTCGCGCTTTCCACGGCGGATTTTGAATCGAAGGTCTTGCAGTCCGAAGTCCCGGTCTTGATCGACTTCTGGGCCGAATGGTGCGGCCCTTGCAGAGCGATCGCGCCGTTCGTTGAACAGATCGCCTCGGAATACAATGGCCGAGCCAAGGTCTTCAAGGTCGACGTGGACAATGAGCCCGAACTCGCGGGTCGTTTCGGCGTCATGAGCATCCCCACTCTGCTCGTTTTCAAGGATGGGCAGCGCGTCGGACAGTTGATCGGCGCGGTTCCGAAGCAGAAGATCGCCGAACTCATCGATCGGCACCTCTGA